GATGGCGGACGCGCCGCTCGCGCGCGAGTTCGAGCAGGTTGACGTGCCCGACCAGGTTCGAGCGGACATAGGCACGCGGGTTCTCGAGCGAGTAGCGGACGCCGGGCTGTGCGCCGAGATGCGCGATGCGGTCGAACTCGGCACCCTCAAGGGCGCTCGCCAACGCCGCATCGTCGGCGAAGTCGAGGCGGTGGAAGGTGAAGGCGTCGCCGTGCCGCGCGTCCAGCCGATCGAGGCGCGCCTGCTTGAGCGCGGGATCGTAATAGGCGTTGAGATCGTCGATGCCGACCACCCGCTCGCCGCGCGCCAGCAGCGCGTCGGCCAAATGATGGCCGATGAACCCCGCCACGCCCGTAATCAGAACCGTCATGTCACTCGCCCGTCGATGAACCGCCGGGCTTGCCCTAAACGATCGCCTCTTGCCAAATCGTCACGCGCTGGCGGCGCTCATCTGTCGCCGGATCAGCACGGCGAAGCCGAGCGAGGCTGCCGCCGCCGCCATGTCGAGCACCCAGTCGCCGAAATCGGCGTTCCGGCCGACCGCCATCCAGCCCTGGGCGATCTCGATCAGCCCGCCGAAGATCGCGTACCCGACCCATTGCGCGCGAACCCCGATGGCTGGCCAAGCCAGGGAACTGAGCGCCGGCAGCATGGCAAAGGCGAGCAGGTGCCGCTGCTCGCCCGATTCGATGATCTTGCCAAGCGGGCCGGGCACCAGCGCGAGGAACGTCACGGCGACGATCGCGACGACGAAGGCGGTGCGAAGAAGCATGACCATCATGTTGGTTTCTTCGCACTTGCAGCACGAAACGTCCAGCGCGCTGACCCTCGCAATTGCATCGCCCTGTCGCCGAAGCTAGGAGCCGGACGGGGTGAACAGGGAGGGCAAGATGGCTCAGGCGAAGGTTCGGACGGCTGTGTTTCCGGTCGGGGGGCTGGGGACGCGGTTCCTGCCGGCGACCAAGGCGGTGCCGAAGGAGATGCTGCCGGTCGTCGATCGCCCGCTGATCCAGTACGCCGTCGACGAGGCGATCGAGGCGGGGATCGAGCGGCTGGTGTTCGTCACCGGGCGCGGCAAGTCGGCGATCGAGGACCATTTCGACATCGCCTATGAGCTCGAGCAGACGATGGGCTCGCGCGGCAAGGACCTGTCGGTGCTGGCGCCCACGCGCTTCACGCCGGGCGACATCACCTATGTCCGTCAGCAGGAGCCGATCGGGCTGGGCCACGCGGTGTGGTGCGCGCGCCACGTCGTCGGCAACGAGCCGTTCGCGATCTTCCTGCCCGACGAGCTGATGGTCGCGACGCCCGGCTGCATGGCGCAGATGGTCGCCGCCTATGAGAAGGTCGGCGGCAACGTCGTCTGCGGTTATGAAGTGCCCGAAGACCAGACCGACAAATACGGCATCGTCGAGCCCGGTTCGATCGATGGCGAGCTGGTCGAGGTGAAGGGGCTGGTCGAAAAGCCCAAGCTCGGCACCGCGCCCTCCAACCTGATGATCCCCGGCCGCTACATCCTCCAGCCCGAGGTGATGCGCATCCTGGAGACGCAGG
This is a stretch of genomic DNA from Sphingomonas sp. Y38-1Y. It encodes these proteins:
- the galU gene encoding UTP--glucose-1-phosphate uridylyltransferase GalU, which gives rise to MAQAKVRTAVFPVGGLGTRFLPATKAVPKEMLPVVDRPLIQYAVDEAIEAGIERLVFVTGRGKSAIEDHFDIAYELEQTMGSRGKDLSVLAPTRFTPGDITYVRQQEPIGLGHAVWCARHVVGNEPFAIFLPDELMVATPGCMAQMVAAYEKVGGNVVCGYEVPEDQTDKYGIVEPGSIDGELVEVKGLVEKPKLGTAPSNLMIPGRYILQPEVMRILETQGPGAGNEIQLTDAMAQLIGQQPFHAFKFGGERYDCGDKAGFAQANFALSLEREEIGEKLREFARARLR